From Streptomyces sp. CMB-StM0423, a single genomic window includes:
- a CDS encoding siderophore-interacting protein yields the protein MTTEPTTQTAEPAPGATEPFRTGVRFRLPEGADHVIVAADETALPAAAAILESLPAGLPVKAWIRVPHADDAIALHTAADAEITWLTGPAAGVVDALRAADLPAGTPYAWLAGEAGLVRELRRQLVRGRKFDRDAVVFTGYWRRGASEDQFRYESEAAADDGAAGADDAAAADG from the coding sequence GTGACCACGGAACCGACCACGCAGACGGCGGAGCCGGCGCCCGGCGCCACCGAGCCGTTCCGCACCGGCGTGCGCTTCCGGCTGCCCGAGGGCGCGGATCACGTCATCGTCGCCGCCGACGAGACGGCGCTGCCGGCCGCCGCGGCGATCCTGGAGTCGCTGCCCGCCGGGCTGCCGGTGAAGGCGTGGATACGGGTGCCGCACGCCGACGACGCGATCGCTCTGCACACCGCCGCGGACGCCGAGATCACCTGGCTGACCGGCCCCGCCGCCGGCGTGGTCGACGCGCTGCGCGCCGCGGACCTGCCCGCGGGCACGCCGTACGCCTGGCTCGCGGGCGAGGCGGGGTTGGTGCGGGAGCTGCGCCGCCAGCTCGTACGGGGGCGGAAGTTCGACCGCGATGCGGTCGTCTTCACCGGCTACTGGCGCCGCGGCGCCTCCGAGGACCAGTTCCGCTACGAGTCCGAGGCGGCGGCCGACGACGGCGCAGCCGGGGCCGACGATGCCGCGGCTGCGGACGGATGA
- a CDS encoding pyridoxal phosphate-dependent decarboxylase family protein: MRSHLLNDRTAGAYRRTVTAGVEHIAARLAHADRPFTGITPPALAPVVDAVDLDLPLGDTGAALAELDRVYLRDAVYFHHPRYLAHLNCPVVIPAVLGEAVLSAVNSSLDTWDQSAGATLIERRLIDWTAARIGLGPAADGVFTSGGTQSNLHALLLAREEACDGVRKQRGAGLRTAEILPRLRVLASAHGHFSVRKAAALLGLGEEAVVEVPCDAERRMRPAALAAALAQLQRDDLVPMAVVATAGTTDFGSVDPPAQLAEVCAGYGVWLHVDAAYGCGLLVSGRRRHLLAGIERADSVTVDFHKSFFQPVSSSAVLVRDRATLRHATYHADYLNPERMAAEQIPNQVDKSLQTTRRFDALKLWLTLRVMGADGVGALFDEVCDLAGAGWRLLDADPRFEVVVRPQLSTLVFRYVPDGPAGADPALADAANLRARERLAASGAAMVAGTKVDGRHHLKFTLLNPETTTEDLAAVLDLIAAHAADHTGESLVPDVPAASAASADAAAVPAVPAAPAVPAR, encoded by the coding sequence ATGAGGTCCCACCTGCTCAACGACCGCACCGCCGGTGCCTACCGTCGTACGGTCACCGCAGGCGTCGAGCACATCGCGGCCCGACTGGCCCATGCAGACCGCCCGTTCACGGGCATCACACCCCCCGCCCTCGCCCCGGTCGTCGACGCCGTCGACCTCGACCTCCCCCTCGGCGACACCGGCGCCGCGCTGGCCGAGCTGGACCGGGTCTACCTGCGCGACGCCGTCTACTTCCACCACCCGCGCTACCTCGCCCACCTCAACTGCCCCGTCGTCATCCCCGCCGTCCTCGGCGAGGCGGTGCTCTCCGCCGTCAACTCCTCCCTGGACACCTGGGACCAGTCCGCCGGCGCCACCCTCATCGAGCGCCGCCTGATCGACTGGACCGCCGCCCGCATCGGCCTCGGCCCGGCCGCGGACGGCGTGTTCACCTCCGGCGGCACCCAGTCCAACCTGCACGCCCTCCTGCTCGCCCGCGAGGAGGCGTGCGACGGCGTACGCAAGCAGCGGGGCGCCGGGCTGCGCACCGCCGAGATCCTGCCCCGGCTGCGCGTCCTCGCCTCCGCGCACGGCCACTTCAGCGTCCGCAAGGCCGCCGCGCTGCTCGGCCTCGGGGAGGAGGCCGTCGTCGAGGTGCCGTGCGACGCGGAGCGCCGGATGCGGCCCGCCGCGCTGGCCGCGGCGCTCGCGCAGCTCCAGCGCGACGACCTCGTCCCCATGGCCGTCGTCGCCACCGCGGGCACCACCGACTTCGGCAGCGTCGACCCGCCGGCGCAGCTCGCGGAGGTGTGCGCCGGGTACGGCGTGTGGCTGCACGTGGACGCGGCGTACGGCTGCGGACTGCTGGTCTCGGGCCGCCGCCGGCACCTGCTCGCCGGCATCGAGCGCGCCGACTCGGTGACCGTCGACTTCCACAAGTCCTTCTTCCAGCCGGTCAGTTCCTCGGCCGTGCTGGTACGGGACCGGGCGACCCTGCGGCACGCGACGTACCACGCCGACTACCTCAACCCCGAGCGCATGGCCGCCGAGCAGATCCCCAACCAGGTCGACAAGTCGCTCCAGACCACCCGCAGGTTCGACGCGCTCAAGCTGTGGCTGACGCTGCGCGTCATGGGCGCCGACGGCGTCGGCGCGCTCTTCGACGAGGTCTGCGACCTCGCCGGGGCCGGGTGGCGGCTGCTGGACGCGGACCCCCGCTTCGAGGTCGTCGTACGGCCGCAGTTGTCGACGCTCGTCTTCCGCTACGTCCCGGACGGCCCGGCCGGCGCCGACCCCGCTCTCGCCGACGCCGCCAACCTGCGCGCCCGCGAACGGCTGGCCGCCTCAGGCGCCGCGATGGTCGCCGGCACCAAGGTCGACGGCCGGCACCACCTGAAGTTCACGCTGCTCAACCCCGAGACCACCACCGAGGACCTGGCCGCCGTCCTCGACCTCATAGCCGCGCACGCCGCCGACCACACCGGAGAATCCCTTGTCCCCGACGTCCCCGCCGCCTCCGCCGCCTCCGCCGACGCAGCAGCAGTCCCGGCAGTCCCGGCAGCCCCGGCAGTCCCCGCCCGCTGA
- a CDS encoding TAXI family TRAP transporter solute-binding subunit — protein sequence MADRTEQTHGPAAPRELTWLGGNPGDGWYEMTGGLIRLLDGRDPALRLTLAAGGGRENLIRIRDGAGHLGMSTDVVVAAAYNGGPPFDAPMAGLRVLGTGWSALPYNLLCAADAGAGLGEAIAGPRAGRFGAPPADTTDELMFRAVVAHYGATYDDVRARGGRVLLDGYDALVRALHAGEVDYVFGATTLPAPSIAAAACGGRRAELAPLPAGLRAHLTRRYGCAPGAIPAGTYPGLHTGDVATCFAETVLVVSAELADGTAYALTRLLLGALGGLPGVHPSLAGFNPATAWRNVPAPLHPGAARAYREAGFMA from the coding sequence ATGGCCGACCGTACGGAGCAGACGCACGGGCCCGCGGCGCCCCGGGAGTTGACCTGGCTGGGCGGCAACCCCGGCGACGGCTGGTACGAGATGACCGGCGGTCTCATCCGGCTCCTCGACGGCCGCGACCCGGCGCTGCGCCTGACCCTGGCCGCCGGCGGCGGGCGGGAGAACCTGATCCGGATCCGGGACGGCGCGGGCCACCTGGGCATGAGCACGGACGTCGTGGTGGCCGCGGCGTACAACGGCGGCCCGCCCTTCGACGCCCCCATGGCCGGGCTGCGGGTGCTCGGCACCGGCTGGTCGGCGCTGCCGTACAACCTGCTGTGCGCCGCGGACGCCGGTGCCGGGCTCGGCGAGGCGATCGCCGGGCCGCGCGCCGGCCGGTTCGGCGCACCGCCCGCCGACACCACGGACGAGCTGATGTTCCGAGCCGTCGTCGCCCACTACGGCGCCACGTACGACGATGTCCGCGCCCGCGGCGGCCGGGTGCTCCTCGACGGCTACGACGCACTGGTCCGCGCGCTGCACGCGGGCGAGGTCGACTACGTCTTCGGCGCGACGACGCTGCCCGCGCCGAGCATCGCCGCCGCGGCCTGCGGCGGCCGGCGCGCCGAACTCGCCCCGCTGCCGGCCGGGCTCCGGGCCCACCTCACCCGCCGCTACGGCTGCGCCCCGGGCGCGATCCCTGCCGGTACGTATCCGGGCCTGCACACCGGGGACGTGGCGACGTGCTTCGCCGAGACCGTCCTGGTGGTCTCCGCGGAGCTGGCGGACGGCACGGCGTACGCGCTGACCCGGCTGCTGCTCGGCGCCCTCGGCGGGCTGCCCGGCGTACACCCGTCGCTGGCGGGGTTCAATCCCGCCACGGCGTGGCGGAACGTCCCGGCGCCGCTGCACCCGGGCGCCGCGCGGGCGTACCGGGAGGCGGGGTTCATGGCCTGA
- a CDS encoding YciI family protein, with product MAKYLLLKHYRGAPAAVNDVPMDQWEPEEVTAHIQYMRDFAARLEETGEFAGEQALAPEGTFVRYDGEGRPPVTDGPFAETKDLIAGWMVIDVETYDRALELAAELSAAPGAGGKPIHEWLEIRPAYGVQATATE from the coding sequence ATGGCCAAGTACCTGCTGCTCAAGCACTACCGCGGCGCGCCGGCGGCGGTCAACGACGTACCGATGGACCAGTGGGAGCCGGAGGAGGTCACGGCCCACATCCAGTACATGCGTGACTTCGCCGCCCGGCTGGAGGAGACCGGCGAGTTCGCCGGCGAGCAGGCGCTCGCCCCGGAGGGCACCTTCGTCCGCTACGACGGCGAGGGCCGGCCCCCGGTCACCGACGGGCCGTTCGCGGAGACCAAGGACCTGATCGCCGGCTGGATGGTGATCGACGTCGAGACCTACGACCGCGCGCTGGAGCTGGCCGCCGAGCTGTCCGCCGCGCCGGGCGCGGGCGGCAAGCCGATCCACGAGTGGCTGGAGATCCGCCCGGCGTACGGCGTGCAGGCCACGGCGACCGAGTGA
- a CDS encoding CGNR zinc finger domain-containing protein gives MRTPPRAAELVADFANTLDVYAGTDTLSTPDELATWLTTHGLPVTGSPDPGLHEAAVALRAGIREHLGTHVGDTAEPAVTAAADAALTRFPLHPTAAGPPVPAPGLTPAERAVAELALAWSTLTITGDAARLKRCAEHTCHEVFWDTSKNRSKRWCSMQGCGNRAKARTYAARRAATSG, from the coding sequence ATGCGTACACCTCCTCGGGCCGCCGAGCTGGTGGCCGACTTCGCCAACACCCTGGACGTCTACGCCGGCACGGACACGCTGAGCACCCCGGACGAGCTGGCCACCTGGCTGACGACGCACGGCCTGCCGGTCACCGGCAGCCCCGACCCCGGCCTGCACGAAGCGGCCGTCGCCCTGCGCGCGGGCATCCGCGAGCACCTGGGCACCCACGTGGGCGACACCGCAGAACCCGCCGTCACGGCGGCGGCCGACGCGGCCCTGACCCGCTTCCCCCTCCACCCCACCGCCGCCGGCCCCCCGGTCCCCGCCCCCGGCCTCACACCCGCGGAGCGGGCGGTCGCGGAGCTGGCCCTCGCCTGGAGCACGCTGACGATCACCGGCGACGCCGCCCGCCTCAAGCGCTGCGCGGAGCACACCTGCCACGAGGTGTTCTGGGACACGTCGAAGAACCGCAGCAAACGCTGGTGCTCGATGCAGGGCTGCGGCAACCGCGCCAAGGCCCGCACCTACGCCGCCCGCCGCGCCGCCACCTCCGGCTGA
- a CDS encoding MFS transporter, producing MSASAVLEGDRLRDAGRRNTAVLVGFTAVTNLADGVVKMALPLLAVRVGGSPAQVTGVALAISLPWLLVALHAGVLVDRVDRRRLLWIVNVLRLLAMVPLLAAAASGDLSIALLAAAGAAIGVADVVASTAATALVPAAVPAAGRDKANAWMAGAETVFSEFAGPFVGGLLIALGAGWALGATWAAYAAAALVLLLLVGRFRAGAVAYENGGEAPATTVNGQIAEGLRYLWQHRLLRSLSLILTVLSGTWGAWLALIPLYATRDMGLTPGEYGVLLSALGIGGLLGAVTVTWLNRVLGRRRVMLADLFGTAAMAAVPALTADARAVAAAAFLGGLGGTLWTVNSRTVIQRAVPDAMLGRFSSANRMFAWGAMPLGAGLVGLLAELAGPRAAFGFFAVASLLTVPFFLRAAARGADALR from the coding sequence ATGAGCGCGTCTGCGGTTCTGGAGGGCGATCGGCTACGGGACGCCGGGCGGCGCAACACCGCCGTCCTCGTCGGGTTCACCGCCGTGACGAACCTCGCCGACGGCGTCGTGAAGATGGCCCTGCCGCTGCTCGCCGTCCGCGTCGGCGGCTCTCCCGCGCAGGTCACCGGGGTGGCGCTGGCCATCTCGCTGCCCTGGCTGCTCGTCGCCCTGCACGCGGGCGTGCTCGTCGACCGCGTCGACCGGCGCCGGCTGCTGTGGATCGTCAACGTGCTCCGGCTGCTCGCGATGGTGCCGCTGCTCGCCGCCGCCGCGAGCGGCGACCTGTCCATCGCGCTGCTCGCCGCCGCCGGTGCGGCCATCGGCGTCGCCGACGTCGTCGCCTCCACCGCGGCCACCGCGCTGGTCCCCGCCGCCGTGCCGGCCGCCGGGCGGGACAAGGCGAACGCGTGGATGGCCGGGGCCGAGACCGTGTTCAGCGAGTTCGCCGGGCCGTTCGTCGGCGGGCTGCTCATCGCACTGGGTGCCGGGTGGGCGCTGGGTGCGACCTGGGCCGCGTACGCCGCGGCGGCGCTCGTGCTGCTGCTGCTCGTCGGGCGGTTCCGGGCGGGGGCCGTAGCGTACGAGAACGGGGGCGAGGCCCCCGCCACCACCGTCAACGGGCAGATCGCCGAAGGGCTCCGCTACCTCTGGCAGCACCGCCTGCTGCGCTCCCTCTCCCTCATCCTCACCGTCCTCTCCGGCACCTGGGGCGCGTGGCTCGCGCTCATCCCGCTGTACGCGACCCGCGACATGGGCCTCACCCCCGGCGAGTACGGCGTGCTGCTCAGCGCGCTCGGCATCGGCGGGCTCCTCGGCGCCGTCACCGTGACCTGGCTCAACCGGGTGCTGGGCCGCCGCCGCGTGATGCTCGCCGACCTCTTCGGCACCGCCGCGATGGCCGCCGTCCCCGCGCTCACCGCCGACGCGCGCGCCGTCGCCGCGGCCGCGTTCCTCGGCGGGCTCGGCGGCACGCTGTGGACGGTCAACAGCCGCACGGTCATCCAGCGGGCGGTGCCGGACGCGATGCTCGGCCGGTTCAGCTCGGCGAACCGGATGTTCGCCTGGGGCGCGATGCCGCTGGGCGCCGGGCTGGTCGGGCTGCTCGCGGAACTCGCCGGGCCGCGGGCGGCGTTCGGGTTCTTCGCGGTGGCCTCGCTGCTGACGGTCCCGTTCTTCCTGCGGGCGGCGGCCCGGGGCGCGGACGCGCTGCGCTGA
- a CDS encoding lysine N(6)-hydroxylase/L-ornithine N(5)-oxygenase family protein, translated as MSPTSPPPPPPPPTQQQSRQSRQPRQSPPAESPESRVHDFVAVGLGPFNLGLACLTAPVDGLDGVFLERKPDFDWHSGMFIEGSTLQTPFMSDLVTLADPTSPYSFLNYLKETGRLYSFYIRESFYPLREEFNDYCRWAAAKLPNIRFGEEVTSVVRDAVDGTYAVRTPRGTYRGRRLVLGTGTPPYVPGPCRGLGGDLLHNSRYLEHREQLRAKESVTVVGSGQSAAEIYYDLLQDLGPDGYHLTWVTRSPRFFPLEYTKLTLEMTSPEYVDYFHALPAPVRDRLGAAQKSLYKGINTELIDAIFDLLYVKSRRGPVPTRLLTNTALVSAGYADGTYTLGLRQEEQGRDFELATQGLVLATGYRYAEPPFLAGIADRLARDEQGRFAVARNYTVDHAGREVFVQNAELHTHGFAAPDLGMAAYRNACIIREMTGREVYPVEKSIAFQEFGAPAR; from the coding sequence TTGTCCCCGACGTCCCCGCCGCCTCCGCCGCCTCCGCCGACGCAGCAGCAGTCCCGGCAGTCCCGGCAGCCCCGGCAGTCCCCGCCCGCTGAGTCGCCTGAGTCGCGCGTCCACGACTTCGTCGCCGTCGGCCTCGGCCCGTTCAACCTGGGCCTGGCCTGCCTGACCGCACCGGTCGACGGCCTCGACGGCGTCTTCCTGGAGCGCAAGCCCGACTTCGACTGGCACTCCGGGATGTTCATCGAGGGCAGCACGCTCCAGACGCCGTTCATGTCGGACCTCGTCACGCTGGCCGACCCCACGTCCCCGTACTCCTTCCTGAACTACCTGAAGGAGACCGGGCGGCTGTACTCCTTCTACATCCGCGAGAGCTTCTATCCGCTGCGCGAGGAGTTCAACGACTACTGCCGCTGGGCCGCCGCCAAACTCCCGAACATCCGCTTCGGCGAGGAGGTCACCTCGGTCGTACGGGACGCGGTGGACGGCACGTACGCCGTCCGCACCCCGCGCGGCACGTACCGAGGCCGCCGCCTCGTCCTCGGCACCGGCACGCCGCCGTACGTGCCCGGGCCCTGCCGCGGCCTCGGCGGCGACCTCCTCCACAACAGCCGCTATCTGGAGCACCGCGAGCAACTGCGGGCCAAGGAGTCGGTCACGGTCGTCGGCAGCGGGCAGAGCGCCGCCGAGATCTACTACGACCTGCTCCAGGACCTCGGCCCCGACGGCTACCACCTCACCTGGGTGACCCGCTCGCCGCGGTTCTTCCCGCTGGAGTACACGAAGCTGACGCTGGAGATGACCTCCCCCGAGTACGTCGACTACTTCCACGCGCTGCCGGCGCCCGTCCGCGACCGTCTCGGCGCCGCGCAGAAGAGCCTCTACAAGGGCATCAACACCGAGCTGATCGACGCCATCTTCGACCTGCTGTACGTCAAGTCCCGCCGCGGTCCGGTGCCGACCCGGCTGCTCACCAACACCGCCCTCGTCTCCGCCGGGTACGCGGACGGCACGTACACCCTGGGGCTGCGCCAGGAGGAGCAGGGCCGGGACTTCGAGCTGGCCACCCAGGGCCTGGTGCTGGCCACCGGCTACCGCTACGCCGAACCGCCCTTCCTCGCCGGCATCGCCGACCGCCTCGCGCGCGACGAGCAGGGGCGCTTCGCCGTCGCCCGCAACTACACCGTCGACCACGCGGGCCGCGAGGTCTTCGTCCAGAACGCCGAGCTGCACACCCACGGCTTCGCCGCCCCCGACCTGGGGATGGCCGCGTACCGCAACGCCTGCATCATCCGGGAGATGACCGGCCGCGAGGTCTACCCGGTCGAGAAGTCCATCGCCTTCCAGGAGTTCGGAGCGCCGGCCCGATGA
- a CDS encoding RNA polymerase sigma factor, with protein MNESLLRELVPEVIGVLVRRGADFAAAEDAVQDALVEAVRGRPDGDEPRDPKGWLITVAWRKFLDTVRAESSRRRREERVEAEPAPDGGGAVDDTLQLYFLCAHPSLTPASAVALTLRAVGGLTTRQIARAYLVPEATMGQRISRAKRTVSGVRFEQPGDLATVLRVLYLVFNEGYSGDVDLSAEAIRLTRQLAARTGAAVAAGGTGGAGAGGEGAGAGGEEVAGLLALMLLHHARRPARTGPDGRLVPLAEQDRGLWDTGLIAEGIGILQAALARDRLGEFQAQAAIAALHADAPRACETDWVQIVEWYDELVRLTDSPVARLNRAVAVGEADGARAGLAALAELDPSLPRYAAVAAYLHERDGDTETAAGLYAQAARSAPNIPERDHLTRQAARLNARLRG; from the coding sequence GTGAACGAGTCGCTGCTCCGGGAGCTGGTGCCGGAGGTCATCGGCGTCCTCGTCCGCCGCGGAGCAGACTTCGCGGCGGCCGAGGACGCCGTACAGGACGCCCTGGTCGAGGCCGTACGCGGCAGGCCGGACGGCGACGAGCCGCGGGACCCCAAGGGGTGGCTGATCACGGTGGCGTGGCGCAAGTTCCTCGACACCGTACGGGCCGAAAGCTCGCGGCGGCGGCGCGAGGAACGCGTCGAGGCCGAACCCGCGCCGGACGGGGGCGGGGCGGTGGATGACACCCTCCAGCTCTACTTCCTGTGCGCGCACCCGTCCCTGACGCCGGCCTCGGCCGTCGCGCTGACGCTGCGCGCGGTCGGCGGGCTGACGACGCGGCAGATCGCGCGGGCGTATCTGGTGCCCGAGGCGACCATGGGGCAGCGGATCAGCAGGGCGAAGCGGACGGTCTCCGGGGTGCGGTTCGAGCAGCCCGGGGACCTGGCGACGGTACTGCGGGTGCTGTACCTGGTGTTCAACGAGGGCTACTCCGGGGACGTCGACCTGTCGGCGGAGGCGATCCGGCTGACGCGGCAGTTGGCGGCGAGGACGGGCGCGGCTGTGGCGGCGGGCGGGACCGGGGGAGCGGGTGCCGGGGGCGAGGGTGCCGGGGCCGGTGGTGAGGAGGTCGCGGGGCTGCTGGCGCTCATGCTGCTCCACCACGCGCGGCGGCCGGCGCGTACCGGCCCCGACGGCAGGCTCGTACCGCTTGCCGAGCAGGACCGCGGGCTGTGGGACACCGGGCTGATCGCCGAGGGCATCGGGATCCTCCAGGCGGCGCTGGCGCGGGACCGCCTGGGGGAGTTCCAGGCGCAGGCGGCGATCGCCGCGCTGCACGCGGACGCCCCGAGGGCGTGCGAGACGGACTGGGTGCAGATCGTGGAGTGGTACGACGAGCTGGTACGTCTCACGGACAGCCCGGTGGCCAGGCTCAACCGGGCGGTGGCGGTGGGCGAGGCGGACGGGGCGCGGGCGGGGCTGGCGGCGCTGGCGGAACTCGATCCGTCGCTGCCGCGGTACGCGGCGGTGGCGGCGTACCTGCACGAGCGGGACGGCGACACGGAGACGGCGGCCGGGCTGTACGCGCAGGCGGCCCGCTCGGCGCCGAACATACCGGAGCGGGACCACCTGACGCGGCAGGCAGCGCGGCTGAACGCGCGGCTGCGGGGGTGA
- a CDS encoding GNAT family N-acetyltransferase — protein sequence MKLTLRPLDPVLDAPLLHTWVTHPKAAFWLMQGCTPAEVEKEYARIAADPHHDAFLGLADGTPAFLAERYDPAHRELTGVYAAEDGDVGMHFLTAPADTPVHGFTRAVITAVMEWLFADPAVRRVVVEPDARNTAVHALNEAVGFRVARRVRMPGAPGKPGKEALLSFCTREQFAASQAAAPPDPTGHLTPGRWAEATRRLLAKAIGEFAHERLLTPEPRGVGSYALRAGDAEYRFEARRYALDHWRVDPRTVTRHAPGDPPEGSAPDALRFFAELREPLGLSAEVLPVYLEEITSTLASTAYKLTGPEDADLAGADFQRIEAGMTEGHPCFVANNGRLGLGAADYRAYAPETGARTRLVWLAAHRERAAFTCAADLDYDTLLRAELGPAALDGFAARLRALGLDPDDYLLMPAHPWQWEHKLSVTFAGEVAARRLVYLGESGDTYQPQQSIRTFFNTSAPRKHYVKTALSVLNMGFMRGLSAAYMEATPAINDWVAGLVDQDEVLRGTGLVVLRELAAVGYRHEAYEAATAPGSPYRKMLAALWRESPVPRLAGGERLATMAALLHTDRAGRPLAAALIEGSGLAPEVWLRRYLDAYLTPLLHSFYAYGLAFMPHGENVILVLDEAGTVVRALFKDIAEEVVVMDPDLPLPPAAERIRAEVPDDMQLLSVFTDVFDCFFRFLAPLLDEAGVLGEGDFWRTVAECARDYREAVPDLADRFERHDLFAPEFALSCLNRLQLRDNRQMVDLTDPSAALQLVGTLRNPLAPYRPRTPAR from the coding sequence ATGAAACTCACCCTGCGCCCCCTGGACCCGGTCCTGGACGCGCCGCTGCTGCACACCTGGGTCACCCATCCGAAGGCCGCGTTCTGGCTGATGCAGGGGTGCACGCCGGCGGAGGTCGAGAAGGAGTACGCGCGGATCGCCGCCGATCCGCACCACGACGCCTTCCTCGGCCTCGCCGACGGCACCCCCGCCTTCCTCGCCGAGCGCTACGACCCGGCACACCGCGAGCTGACCGGCGTCTACGCCGCCGAGGACGGCGACGTCGGGATGCACTTCCTCACCGCGCCCGCCGACACCCCCGTGCACGGCTTCACCCGGGCGGTGATCACGGCGGTGATGGAGTGGCTCTTCGCCGACCCGGCGGTGCGCCGGGTCGTGGTCGAACCCGACGCGCGCAACACCGCGGTGCACGCGCTCAACGAGGCCGTGGGCTTCCGCGTCGCGCGCCGCGTACGGATGCCGGGCGCCCCGGGGAAGCCGGGCAAGGAGGCGCTGCTGAGCTTCTGCACCCGCGAGCAGTTCGCCGCCTCGCAGGCGGCCGCGCCCCCGGACCCCACCGGGCACCTCACCCCCGGCCGCTGGGCGGAGGCCACCCGCAGGCTGCTGGCCAAGGCCATCGGGGAGTTCGCCCACGAGCGGCTGCTGACGCCGGAGCCGCGGGGGGTCGGCTCGTACGCCCTACGGGCGGGGGACGCCGAATACCGCTTCGAGGCCCGGCGCTACGCCCTGGACCACTGGCGCGTCGACCCGCGCACCGTCACCCGCCACGCCCCCGGCGACCCGCCGGAGGGCTCGGCGCCCGACGCGCTGCGGTTCTTCGCCGAACTCCGGGAGCCGCTGGGGCTGAGCGCCGAGGTGCTGCCGGTGTACCTGGAGGAGATCACGTCCACGCTGGCGAGCACCGCGTACAAGCTCACCGGGCCCGAGGACGCGGACCTGGCGGGCGCGGACTTCCAGCGGATCGAGGCGGGGATGACGGAGGGCCACCCCTGCTTCGTCGCCAACAACGGCCGCCTGGGGCTGGGCGCGGCGGACTACCGCGCGTACGCCCCCGAGACCGGCGCCCGCACCCGCCTGGTCTGGCTCGCCGCCCACCGCGAGCGGGCGGCCTTCACCTGCGCCGCCGACCTCGACTACGACACGCTGCTGCGCGCGGAGCTGGGGCCCGCGGCGCTGGACGGCTTCGCGGCCCGGCTGCGGGCCCTGGGCCTGGACCCGGACGACTACCTGCTGATGCCCGCGCACCCCTGGCAGTGGGAGCACAAGCTCTCCGTCACCTTTGCGGGCGAGGTCGCCGCGCGCCGGCTGGTGTACCTCGGCGAGAGCGGGGACACGTACCAGCCGCAGCAGTCGATACGCACCTTCTTCAACACCTCCGCGCCCCGGAAGCACTACGTCAAGACGGCGCTGTCAGTACTCAACATGGGCTTCATGCGCGGGCTGTCGGCCGCGTACATGGAGGCCACCCCGGCGATCAACGACTGGGTCGCGGGACTGGTCGACCAGGACGAGGTGCTGCGCGGCACGGGCCTGGTGGTCCTGCGCGAACTGGCCGCCGTCGGCTACCGCCACGAGGCGTACGAGGCCGCCACCGCGCCCGGCTCGCCGTACCGCAAGATGCTCGCCGCGCTGTGGCGGGAGAGCCCGGTGCCGCGGCTCGCCGGGGGCGAGCGGTTGGCGACGATGGCGGCGCTGCTGCACACCGACCGCGCCGGCCGGCCGCTGGCGGCGGCGCTGATCGAGGGCTCGGGGCTGGCGCCCGAGGTGTGGCTGCGGCGGTATCTCGACGCGTATCTGACGCCGCTGCTGCACTCCTTCTACGCGTACGGGCTGGCGTTCATGCCGCACGGCGAGAACGTCATCCTGGTCCTGGACGAGGCGGGGACCGTGGTGCGCGCGCTGTTCAAGGACATCGCGGAGGAGGTCGTGGTCATGGACCCGGACCTGCCGCTGCCGCCGGCGGCGGAGCGGATCCGCGCCGAGGTCCCGGACGACATGCAACTGCTGTCCGTTTTCACGGACGTCTTCGACTGCTTCTTCCGCTTCCTGGCACCGCTGCTGGACGAGGCGGGGGTGCTGGGCGAGGGGGACTTCTGGCGGACGGTCGCGGAGTGCGCGCGGGACTACCGGGAGGCGGTGCCGGACCTGGCGGACCGGTTCGAGCGGCACGACCTGTTCGCGCCGGAGTTCGCGCTGTCGTGCCTCAACAGGCTGCAGTTGCGGGACAACCGGCAGATGGTCGACCTGACGGACCCGTCGGCGGCCCTGCAGTTGGTGGGCACCCTGCGCAACCCCCTGGCCCCCTACCGCCCCCGCACACCGGCCCGCTGA
- the orn gene encoding oligoribonuclease, which translates to MNDRMVWIDCEMTGLSLTGDALVEVAALVTDSELNVLGDGVDIVIRPPAAALASMPDVVRAMHTASGLLDELAGGTTLADAERQVLAYVREFVPEPGRAPLCGNSVGTDRGFLSRDMPDLEGYLHYRIVDVSSVKELARRWYPRAYFNSPEKAGNHRALADIRESIAELRYYREAVFVPPPGPDSETAKALAARHTLAADGS; encoded by the coding sequence ATGAACGATCGGATGGTCTGGATCGACTGCGAGATGACGGGCCTCTCGCTGACCGGCGACGCGCTCGTCGAGGTGGCCGCGCTCGTCACCGACTCGGAGCTCAACGTGCTCGGTGACGGCGTCGACATCGTCATCCGCCCCCCGGCCGCGGCCCTCGCCTCCATGCCCGACGTCGTACGCGCCATGCACACCGCCTCCGGCCTGCTCGACGAGCTGGCCGGCGGCACGACGCTGGCGGACGCGGAGCGGCAGGTGCTCGCCTACGTACGCGAGTTCGTCCCCGAGCCCGGCCGCGCCCCGCTCTGCGGCAACTCCGTCGGCACCGACCGCGGCTTCCTCAGCCGGGACATGCCGGACCTGGAGGGGTACCTGCACTACCGCATCGTGGACGTCTCGTCCGTCAAGGAGCTGGCCCGCCGCTGGTACCCGCGGGCCTACTTCAACAGCCCCGAGAAGGCGGGCAACCACCGCGCGCTGGCCGACATCCGGGAGAGCATCGCCGAACTCCGCTACTACCGCGAGGCGGTCTTCGTCCCCCCGCCGGGCCCGGATTCGGAGACCGCCAAGGCCCTCGCTGCCCGCCACACACTGGCGGCGGACGGCTCGTAA